The genomic stretch GACAGTTCCACTGGATAGCATCGGTCGATCAGCAGTGGATCGTTCTGGGCATTGACAATGAGCGTAGGAATGGATATCTCCTCCATCCAATTGTCTGGGCTTACCTGATGATAAAAATCACTGGCATCCTTAAAACCATGTAACTTGGCGGTAAAATGATCATCAAACGTATCAAAATCACTTACCTTCTGCAGTAGAGCTTCGTCAATGATGCCTGGAAACTGTTTGGCTTTATTGGCCATTTTTACCTTTAACTTGGCGAGGAATTTATTTTTGTAGAAGATATTAACAGGAAAACGTAAGGTAGCTGCACTGTCCGGTAAATTGCAAGGAGTGCTATAAACCGCGGCCTTTTTTATCTGCTCAGGTAGGTTGTTTCCTTCTTCGCCTAGGTATTTGAGTGTTTGAGCTCCCCCCATACTGATCCCTGCAAGGTAAATTTCCTCGTACTCCTCAGTAGCCAACACATGCTTAATGACAGTTTTCAAGTCATGCGATGCTCCATGATGGTAAAGTACTTGCTGAAGGTTCATTTCACCACTGCACGAGCGATTGTTCCAAGCCAATGCATCTACCTGATGATCGTTAAACAATTTCACCAGACCAGTGACATAGTGTCTTTCAGAGCTTCCTTCCAGCCCATGGGAAATAATCAGGAGTTTTTTGCTCCCTGTTTTACTCCAGTCCAAGTCCAAAAAATCCCTGTCAGGCGTACCAATCCGCTCACGCTGGTATACGACACCAGTGATCTTCCGAAACACACTGGGTAAAATGGTTTCGAAATGGCCATTAAAGTAATGTATTGGTGGACCGGGATAGGTAGATTGTTTTATTAAAGGCATGGAAATTTCACTCTGTATTGCCTGACAAAGTAAAGGGTATTAGACTGATGGAGCAACAAACTTTTCAAAAAGAAATCATATTGAAAAATAGCGTTAAATTCGAATAGGTAAGCATCCGAATAACAATAATTAAGGATCAATCAATATTTCTGGGGGCGGGAGAAGATTTATATTCATTTGGTAGGTCGCCACAAAGTCGCCAAGACACGAAGTTTTTTGTAGGCGGATTCCAAATTTCATGGAAAACAAACAGCTTTGGGTCTTAGAATCTTTGTGGCAAAAAAACAAAAAGGAAATCCTATTAAAATAAAGGGATTCATGCCCTCAACTTTTTCGCTTGCCTCCTTTTTAGCACATTTTGAGGACCAAGCAATATTTCTGGAAGATGAGAGATTTCCAGGTGGTTTTGGTAAGCATATTTCTCTTTAATTTAGCAATAGTAATGCGTGCTCCAGTATAAAAAAATCAGCGTAAATCTTATTAATCTGCATCATCTGCGTGCTATCGAAACCAACCCTAATCCCCCCAGCATTTCCGCTTGATCCATAATTAATAGTAGTGTTGAAGAATATATATTATCCTTAAAAACCACTTAGGTCTGATTTGACATCCTCAAATTCAACCTAAGAGACCAGAAGAAGTAAAGGGTAAAAAGAGTAGTCAAAGGGGGGAATAATAATCATAGAAATATATAAGGATAAGTCGATCCGGCTGACTTACTCATTCATTTCATGGATCTCGCGAAGCAATTCATCAATTACCTTTAAAAACTGCTCGTGGTGGACATTGATTTTTTCCTCCAATTCATCATGACGGATAATTTGTTTTCCTTCATCCAGTACTTGACTGAGATTTCGTAATTCGAAGATGGTAACAGTAGGCCTTACCTTATGTCTGGCTTGGTGCAGCAAGTCCTCATCTCGCTGGGCCATGGCTTCTTCATATCTATCCTTTAGTTCTTCTACCGAACTCGCGATAGCTTGAAGCAGCTCCTTCTGAAATTCCATATCTCCTTCTGACATTTCATGGACTTTATCCATGTTGATATTCCTGCTTTTAATCATGTTAGGCATGGTGTTGATCATAGTTAGTTATGTGTTGATTGTCCTGCAATATAACCTGTGGTCCAGGCCGCTTGAAAGTTAAAACCACCGGTAATTCCATCAATATCTAAAACTTCTCCTGCAAAAAACAAGTTCGGTACTAAACGACTTTCCATGGTGGTTGGATTTACTTCGTTTAGGGCAATTCCCCCCGCAGTAACGAACTCCTCTTTGAAGGTCGTTTTTCCTTTCATTTGTAATATATAGCAAAAAATATGCTGTTCCAAAATATTTATTTGTTTTTTGACACATTCTTGCCATGTAAGTGAGTCGTCAATACCTGCACTTTTTAACAAGTGTTCCCATAACCTTTTAGGTAGATCAAAAAGGGGATGGCTATGGACTTTTCGTTTAGGGTGATGTTGTTTATATGTTCTGAGCGCCTCACGAATTTCCTCCACCTTCATATCCGCTTTCCATCTGATATGTACATTGGTGCAGTACGTTTGCTCATGCAACCATTTCGCACCAAATGCTGACAACTTCAACACCACTGGCCCGCTAATTCCCCAGTGTGTAATCAACAGCGGCCCTTCGTAAGCCAACTTCGTACCCTCTATCCTAACTTGGGCATTTGGTACTGTCAATCCCGGTAATTTTTTAAGGCCTGTTTCGGGTGTATTGAAAGTAAAAAGACTGGGAATAGGGTCTACCACATGGTGTCCCAGTTCCCTGTACATTTGATAACTATTGGATTTTGGGCTCCCTCCGGCCGAAACGATCACTTTGTCCACCGCCCTATCTTTTCCATTCACTTGAAGTACAAACCCGCACCCAACACGGGCAATCTGCTCCACAGAAGCCCTTAATTCAATCACCACACCTAGTGTTTCTGCCTCCTTACGCAGCAGGTCAATGATCGTCTGGGAACTGTCGGTGATGGGAAACATCCTACCGTCACTTTCTGTTTTTAGCTTTACTCCCCTGGTTTCGAACCACTCCACCGTGTCTTTTGCTTGGAATTTCCCGAACGCCTTCTTGAGAAATTTCTCACCTCTTGGGTAATGCTTTACCAATGTTGATATTTGAAAAGCATCGTGGGTCACATTACACCTTCCACCACCTGAAACTTTCACTTTTGACAGGGTTTTCCCTGTTTTTTCGAAGATGATCACCTTGGTTCCGTGCTGTGCCGCTTGAATCGCTGCAAAAAAACCAGCAGCCCCGCCACCTATTACTCCAATAACTCCCATAGTTTACAAAAATATTCAACTCATCCTTTATTTTAAAAGATCATTACTGATTTCTCCGTTTCAAAAAGGATGAATTGACTAATATAGAAAGATCTTGCAAAAATTAAAACTATCTTCGTTTTCCAGACAAAGTGCCCAAGATACTTCTGGTCAACTCCCGGAAAATCGTTCTCCCGATCTGCCTTACCATGGTGTTTTTTGACAATTCCTCAAACAGATTGTCTTCTCCTTTTGAGGAAGCCTCGCCTGTGTTTTGCGAAGCCACTTTTTCCTTTGCCGTCTCTTCGGCTTGTTGGAGTTTGGTTTCCAATATTTCATGGGCACTCTCCCTGTCTATTTGCTGATTGTATTTGGAAGCAATATTTGAGCTGTTGGCCAATTCATTGATTTCGCTTTCTGAAAGGACATCCATTCTTGAAATGGGTGCACGGACCAGTGTATGGGCCAGCGGTGTGGGTATGCCCTTTTCATTTAAGGCCGTGACCAGTGCCTCGCCTATCCCCATGGACGTGAGTACTGCTTTGGTATCATAAAATTCGGAGATGGGATAGTTTTCGGACGTTTTGCCGATTGCCTTACGGTCTTTGGCGGTAAAAGCCCGCAAGGCATGCTGGACTTTTAGTCCTAATTGGCCCAATACATTGTCGGGAATATCAGTCGGACTTTGAGTACAGAAATAAACCCCTACCCCTTTTGACCTGATCAATTTCACAATAGCTTCAATCTTATCAATCAGATCTGTGGAAGCATTATCAAATACGAGATGCGCCTCATCAATGAACAAACAAAGCTTGGGCTTATCCCCATCGCCCTGCTCTGGAAAGGTCTCATAAATCTCTGACAAAAGGCTCAACATAAACGTAGAAAAAAGCTTCGGTCGATCCTGAATATCTGTCAGGCGAATAATGGAAATTAACCCTTTACCGTCTTTTTGCCTTACCAGGTCGTTGACATCAAAAGACACCTCTCCAAAAAACGATGTCGCTCCCTGCTGTTCCAATTCGATGATCTTTCTCATGATGGTATTCACAGAGGCGGCTGATACTGCTCCAAATTCCTTTTTGATTTCTTCTTTGCCCTCATTGATCACATATTGCAGGACTTCTTTTAAGTCTTCTAAATCCAACAAGGGCAGCTTCTTGATATCGCAAAATCTAAAAACCAAGGCGATAATCCCCTGCTGGGTACTATTGAGGCCCAGTATCTGCGAAATCAGCACTGGCCCAAACTCGGTCACCGTCGCCCTTAATTTTGTCCCTGGCTCTTGGCTGATCGTCAATAGCTCCACCGGAAAGCCGGTAGGCTCATAATCCACTCCTATGGCATCACTTCGCCAGACAATATGATCATTGGAAGTGCCCGGACCAGCGAGGCCAGAAAGATCACCTTTTAAATCCATTAGTACACTCGGGACTCCTTTCAGTGAAAGCTGCTCTGCCATCACTTGCAATGTCTTGGTTTTTCCGGTACCTGTAGCGCCAGCTATTAAGCCATGGCGATTGAGCGTCTTGAGCGGAATCCTTACCGTAGCCTCCTTTACCGGATCCTTTTCCAGTATACCTGTCCCCAATACAAAAAAGTCCTTTTTCGTTTGGTACCCTGCTGAAATATGTTGCTGGAAATGTTCTTTGGTAGTCATATATGATGATCAAGCTGGTGGCTGGACTTCAGAAATCCCTAACAATTCTACGATGAGATCCCTTCGGATAACGCCAGGTTTTAGTTATTTCATTTTTTTGATTAACGCTAGGCCATGAATCCGGTAGCACAATTCGGGGGAAAAGCATTTTTTTGTTCTATGCTATAGGATCAGCCATGCTAAAACGAAAACACCTTGGACGGCAAACCATCCAAGGTATTTCTTTCTGTTGCTGATATCAGTGGGTAACCACAGGATCCAATGATTTGGCCTGATCTATAAAATCTTCAATTTGGCTTAATGCAGGGACTGTTCTGGTAAGCTTTTTGGCTTCATTGGTTTCCGTAAGCGACTTGTGGAGATTTTCGGGATTCCGGGTACGAAGCTCTTTGACCGTATCCACTCCCGTAGCTTTAAGAAGTTCTGCAAATTGGCTGGCG from Echinicola soli encodes the following:
- a CDS encoding YheT family hydrolase — protein: MPLIKQSTYPGPPIHYFNGHFETILPSVFRKITGVVYQRERIGTPDRDFLDLDWSKTGSKKLLIISHGLEGSSERHYVTGLVKLFNDHQVDALAWNNRSCSGEMNLQQVLYHHGASHDLKTVIKHVLATEEYEEIYLAGISMGGAQTLKYLGEEGNNLPEQIKKAAVYSTPCNLPDSAATLRFPVNIFYKNKFLAKLKVKMANKAKQFPGIIDEALLQKVSDFDTFDDHFTAKLHGFKDASDFYHQVSPDNWMEEISIPTLIVNAQNDPLLIDRCYPVELSALHEMIYLEMPKRGGHTGFAVKGQEFTWVERRLLEFLDSK
- a CDS encoding helicase HerA-like domain-containing protein, with the translated sequence MTTKEHFQQHISAGYQTKKDFFVLGTGILEKDPVKEATVRIPLKTLNRHGLIAGATGTGKTKTLQVMAEQLSLKGVPSVLMDLKGDLSGLAGPGTSNDHIVWRSDAIGVDYEPTGFPVELLTISQEPGTKLRATVTEFGPVLISQILGLNSTQQGIIALVFRFCDIKKLPLLDLEDLKEVLQYVINEGKEEIKKEFGAVSAASVNTIMRKIIELEQQGATSFFGEVSFDVNDLVRQKDGKGLISIIRLTDIQDRPKLFSTFMLSLLSEIYETFPEQGDGDKPKLCLFIDEAHLVFDNASTDLIDKIEAIVKLIRSKGVGVYFCTQSPTDIPDNVLGQLGLKVQHALRAFTAKDRKAIGKTSENYPISEFYDTKAVLTSMGIGEALVTALNEKGIPTPLAHTLVRAPISRMDVLSESEINELANSSNIASKYNQQIDRESAHEILETKLQQAEETAKEKVASQNTGEASSKGEDNLFEELSKNTMVRQIGRTIFRELTRSILGTLSGKRR
- a CDS encoding BaiN/RdsA family NAD(P)/FAD-dependent oxidoreductase; the protein is MGVIGVIGGGAAGFFAAIQAAQHGTKVIIFEKTGKTLSKVKVSGGGRCNVTHDAFQISTLVKHYPRGEKFLKKAFGKFQAKDTVEWFETRGVKLKTESDGRMFPITDSSQTIIDLLRKEAETLGVVIELRASVEQIARVGCGFVLQVNGKDRAVDKVIVSAGGSPKSNSYQMYRELGHHVVDPIPSLFTFNTPETGLKKLPGLTVPNAQVRIEGTKLAYEGPLLITHWGISGPVVLKLSAFGAKWLHEQTYCTNVHIRWKADMKVEEIREALRTYKQHHPKRKVHSHPLFDLPKRLWEHLLKSAGIDDSLTWQECVKKQINILEQHIFCYILQMKGKTTFKEEFVTAGGIALNEVNPTTMESRLVPNLFFAGEVLDIDGITGGFNFQAAWTTGYIAGQSTHN